A single Argentina anserina chromosome 7, drPotAnse1.1, whole genome shotgun sequence DNA region contains:
- the LOC126802167 gene encoding splicing factor-like protein 1 encodes MESPTETLGHQPPSEAPAGNNHYPPESLVSDYNDPSPPPPPQTLAAAAAAGNGNPSDASKAVALLISENGAANTQSGTTDREVSGGEEETTSRRRRRSRWDPQPESESQGDDAGGGKRKRKSRWAAEEPKPVVQLPDFMGGIEFDPEIQALNSRLLEISRMLSSGLPLDDRPEGARSPSPEPVYDNMGIRINTREFRARERLNRERQEIIAQILKRNPNYKPPADYRPPKLNRKLYIPMKDYPGYNFIGLIIGPRGNTQKRMEKETGAKIVIRGKGSVKEGRLQQKRDLKPDPSENEDLHVLVEADTQEALDAAAGMVEKLLQPVDEVLNEHKRQQLRELAALNGTIRDEEYCRLCGEPGHRQYACPSRTSTFKSDVLCKICGDGGHPTIDCPMKGTSGKKMDDEYQNFLAELGGTMPESATRQTATLALGPGTPAGNPPWSNSGGSAGSNASHPGLGFSGMKPTTKEHDDTNLYIGYLPPTLEDEGLISMFSHFGEIVMAKVIKDRNTGLSKGYGFVKYADVQMANNAIASMNGYKLEGRSIAVRVAGKPPQPVVPPGPPASAMGSYPGSSQPVGAYPSQQFTPAPVGSAPPMYSGNPVPWGPPAPPPYAPYAPPPPPGSNMYYPPMSQPMAGYGARYPPPPGAPPQPPSSEAPPSYPPPGVQSENSTQPLPANMYGSSLPAMPPNGQHTYPASSYGYSSYYNAVPPPPPSTADQSLNIGNVPWATNTPPPLPPPAAPASSAEKPTFGADAEYEKFMAETK; translated from the coding sequence ATGGAGTCCCCTACCGAAACCCTAGGTCACCAGCCCCCGTCCGAAGCCCCCGCCGGCAACAACCACTACCCACCGGAGTCCCTCGTCTCCGACTACAACGACCCCTCCCCGCCGCCTCCTCCTCAAACCctagccgccgccgccgccgccgggaACGGCAATCCCTCCGACGCCAGCAAGGCGGTTGCTCTGCTGATCTCGGAGAACGGAGCGGCCAACACGCAGAGCGGGACGACGGACAGGGAAGTCTCCGGCGGGGAGGAGGAGACCACCAGCAGGCGGCGCCGCCGCAGCCGCTGGGACCCGCAGCCTGAGTCGGAGAGCCAGGGGGACGACGCCGGCGGCGGGAAGAGGAAGCGGAAGTCGCGGTGGGCGGCCGAGGAGCCGAAGCCGGTGGTTCAGCTGCCGGATTTCATGGGAGGTATTGAGTTCGATCCTGAAATTCAAGCTTTGAATAGTCGGCTACTTGAGATTAGTCGGATGCTCTCGTCGGGTTTGCCGTTGGACGACAGGCCGGAAGGAGCGAGGTCTCCGTCGCCGGAGCCGGTGTATGATAACATGGGGATTAGGATCAATACTAGAGAGTTTCGAGCGCGTGAGAGGTTAAACAGAGAGAGGCAGGAGATTATTGCTCAGATTCTTAAGAGGAACCCTAACTATAAGCCCCCGGCGGATTACAGGCCGCCGAAGCTTAACAGGAAGCTTTACATTCCCATGAAGGACTACCCCGGTTACAATTTCATCGGGCTTATAATCGGCCCGAGGGGGAATACTCAGAAGCGGATGGAGAAGGAGACCGGGGCGAAGATTGTCATTCGGGGGAAGGGGTCTGTGAAGGAAGGGAGATTGCAACAGAAGAGGGATTTGAAGCCCGACCCGTCGGAGAATGAGGACTTGCATGTTCTGGTCGAGGCCGATACGCAGGAGGCGCTGGACGCTGCGGCCGGGATGGTGGAGAAGCTCCTGCAGCCTGTGGATGAGGTGCTGAATGAGCACAAGAGGCAACAGCTGAGGGAGCTCGCCGCGCTGAATGGGACCATTAGGGATGAGGAGTATTGTAGGCTGTGTGGGGAGCCCGGGCATCGGCAGTATGCGTGTCCGTCGCGGACGTCGACGTTTAAGAGTGACGTGCTGTGTAAGATATGTGGTGATGGTGGGCATCCTACTATTGATTGCCCGATGAAGGGTACGTCTGGGAAGAAGATGGATGATGAGTATCAGAATTTTTTGGCTGAGTTAGGTGGGACAATGCCCGAGTCGGCAACTCGACAGACTGCTACTCTGGCTCTTGGCCCAGGGACTCCAGCGGGCAATCCTCCGTGGTCTAACAGTGGTGGGAGTGCTGGTAGCAATGCATCACATCCAGGGTTGGGTTTTTCTGGAATGAAGCCTACGACAAAGGAGCACGACGACACGAATCTTTACATTGGATACTTGCCGCCTACTCTCGAGGATGAAGGTTTGATCAGTATGTTTTCACATTTTGGTGAGATTGTGATGGCTAAAGTTATCAAGGACAGGAACACTGGGTTGAGTAAAGGTTATGGATTCGTGAAGTACGCAGATGTTCAGATGGCTAATAATGCTATTGCAAGCATGAATGGGTATAAGCTTGAGGGTCGATCAATTGCTGTCAGAGTTGCTGGCAAGCCTCCCCAGCCTGTTGTGCCTCCTGGACCTCCAGCTTCCGCAATGGGGTCATACCCTGGTTCCAGTCAGCCTGTTGGTGCCTATCCCTCCCAGCAGTTTACACCAGCTCCTGTCGGTAGTGCTCCACCTATGTATTCGGGTAATCCAGTTCCATGGGGACCCCCTGCTCCTCCCCCTTATGCTCCTTATGCACCTCCGCCGCCCCCTGGTTCAAACATGTATTATCCTCCCATGAGTCAGCCTATGGCTGGTTATGGTGCACGCTACCCTCCTCCCCCCGGCGCACCACCTCAGCCACCCTCCAGTGAAGCACCGCCGAGTTACCCTCCTCCAGGGgttcaatctgaaaattccACCCAACCTTTACCGGCTAATATGTATGGGAGCTCTTTACCAGCGATGCCACCAAATGGCCAACATACGTATCCTGCATCTTCATATGGTTACTCATCTTACTACAATGCAGTCCCACCTCCCCCTCCCTCGACTGCAGACCAATCTCTGAACATTGGTAATGTGCCATGGGCCACAAATACTCCGCCTCCCCTTCCCCCTCCAGCCGCTCCTGCTTCTTCAGCAGAGAAACCAACCTTTGGTGCAGACGCAGAGTACGAGAAGTTCATGGCAGAGACAAAATAA
- the LOC126802916 gene encoding DNA-directed RNA polymerase III subunit rpc4-like, whose translation MDKAESAAPRRKGRFKPKAPPRKPKPTTEDEVAEIEEREAKALLRRLQEKQARRAPRSEKKSAVEVAIGPGAQSSGPLRLYGVPKVENFDQGSSLEVKGSDDDQILSPSPLATRGPGTYAPMDIDIADASFSNVKNQYIEIWDYENSKYPTSLPLRKPYSGDPDILNEKEFVEDAAKEYDESTINCASELGLQDQNVEEKLLFVQLPPTLPFVKRSTTAKGKEKVGSSMPSEKVVGAAKKGGCLEDLSEGYMGKMLVYKSGAVKFKLGDALYDVSPGSDCVFAQDVAAINTAARKCCVLGELGQRVVITPDVDSLLDATIELE comes from the exons ATGGACAAAGCAGAGTCAGCTGCTCCTCGCCGGAAG GGAAGGTTCAAGCCCAAAGCTCCACCCAGAAAGCCCAAACCTACAAC TGAGGATGAAGTTGCTGAGATAGAAGAAAGAGAAGCCAAGGCTCTGCTTCGAAGGCTCCAG GAGAAGCAGGCAAGACGTGCTCCTAGATCCGAAAAGAAAT CTGCTGTGGAAGTGGCAATTGGTCCTGGAGCTCAATCTTCAGGCCCCCTGAGGTTGTATGGGGTACCAAAGGTAGAAAATTTTGATCAAGGGAGCAGCTTAGAAGTGAAAGGCTCTGACGATGATCAGATTCTGTCACCTTCACCTTTGGCTACCAGGGGACCTGGAACTTATGCGCCTATGGATATTGATATTGCGGATGCATCATTTTCAAATGTCAAGAATCAGTATATAGAGATTTGG GATTATGAGAACAGCAAATATCCTACTAGTCTTCCACTTAGGAAGCCCTACTCTGGAGACCCAG ACATTCTAAATGAGAAGGAATTTGTTGAGGATGCTGCAAAAGAGTATGATGAGAGTACTATAAATTGTGCTTCAGAACTTGGGCTGCAG GATCAAAATGTGGAAGAGAAGTTGCTTTTTGTTCAGCTGCCTCCTACTCTGCCATTTGTAAAGCGATCTACTACTGCAAAAGGGAAAGAGAAAGTCGGAAGCTCAATGCCATCAGAGAAGGTCGTTGGTGCAGCAAAGAAGGGCGGTTGTTTGGAAGATTTATCTGAGGGGTATATGGGGAAGATGCTGGTTTACAAGAGTGGAGCAGTCAAGTTCAAGCTAGGAGATGCACTGTATGAT GTTTCACCCGGTTCTGATTGTGTATTTGCTCAAGATGTTGCTGCAATCAACACTGCAGCCAGAAAGTGTTGTGTTCTTGGAGAGCTCGGCCAGCGAGTTGTTATAACTCCTGATGTGGATTCCCTACTAGACGCAACAATCGAATTGGAATGA